A window of the Aquarana catesbeiana isolate 2022-GZ linkage group LG05, ASM4218655v1, whole genome shotgun sequence genome harbors these coding sequences:
- the LOC141146075 gene encoding uncharacterized protein — protein sequence MAERLSESSAEESPEPQTSTSRRRYKATNMSFEEMVEMVSILRREDYDGKKGPYTRPNLRKDKIMSSIVTALEGKFGTKRSKEQLRKRWSDIKSREPDQYWRIKKLLKKREKRLRQQSKDLRTPPSHQPEAEPTPSPSPRPRPPDDLEEGEVEEVCEVSSPPSEFLVVEGQAAEHFTTDSAQRLIGQIMLWNGHIDQMREQIHSMKLRLDSMQQEMKNMIDVLGRI from the exons atggcggagcgattaagtgaaagtagcgcggaggaaagcccggagccccaaacatccacatcccggaggagatataaggccaccaacatgtcttttgaagagatggtggagatggtgtccatattgagaagggaggactacgatggcaaaaaaggaccgtacacacgacccaatctgagaaaggacaaaataatgtcctcaattgtcaccgctcttgaagggaaatttgggacaaaacgttcgaaagaacaattgcggaagcggtggtctgacataaaaagtcgggagccagaccaatattggcgaataaagaagctgcttaaaaaaa gggagaaaagactcagacaacagtccaaggatctcaggacccccccaagtcaccagcctgaggccgaacctaccccaagccccagcccaagaccacgcccacccgacgaccttgaggaaggagaggtggaggaagtgtgcgaggtttcaagcccaccaa gtgagtttctggttgtggaaggccaagcggcagagcacttcaccacagacagtgcgcaaagattaattggccagattatgctgtggaatggccacatagatcaaatgcgtgaacaaattcacagcatgaaacttcgcctggactccatgcaacaggaaatgaagaacatgattgatgttttgggccgaatataa